A region of the bacterium genome:
GAGTCCGTAGCTCTTGAGTCCGACAACCTTTTTCGGGTTGTTGGTCAGGAGGCGCATTTTCTGGATACCCAGATCGGCGAGAATTTGTGCACCGATGCCGTAATCGCGAAGATCGTCTCGGAAACCGAGTTCGATGTTCGCCTGCACGGTATCGAGTCCGGAATCCTGCAGGTTGTAGGCGCGCAGCTTATTCGCCAGCCCTATACCACGGCCTTCCTGCCGCATGTACAGCACCACACCACGACCTTCACGCTCCACCATCATCATGGCGGCATTGAGCTGGTCCTTGCAATCGCAGCGGAGCGAGCCAAAGGTATCTCCGGTCAGGCATTCGGAATGCACACGGACGAGTACGGGCTCGCCGTCACTGATATCGCCTTTGATGAGGGCAAGGTGTTCCTTGTTGTCCATCGTATTTGTATAGAGATGGATTTCAAACTCACCATAGCGTGTTGGGAGATGCGTTATAATCTCCTTCTTGACCAGCTTTTCCTTCTTGACGCGGTATTCGATCAGCTGATTGACCGTGATGATCTTGAGCTGATATTCTTTCGCGATACTGAACAGCTCCTGCGTGCGAGCCATCGTGCCGTCCTCTTTGAGGATTTCGCACACGACGCCAACAGGCTGCAATCCTGCGAGGCGTGAGAGATCGACGGCTGCCTCCGTATGTCCCGCACGGCGCAGGACGCCGCCTGCGACAGCCTTGAGCGGGAAAATATGTCCGGGACGCGCCAGGTCGGTGGGGTTCGTGGAAGGATCCGCCAGCGCTCTGATGGTTGCGGCGCGATCCGACGCCGAGATACCCGTCGTCGTACCGTGCACGTAATCGACTGTCACGGTAAAGTTCGTCCCGTGCAGCGCCGTGTTTCCATCGACCATCATCCCGAGCTGGAGATCATCCATACGCTGCTCG
Encoded here:
- a CDS encoding bifunctional 3,4-dihydroxy-2-butanone-4-phosphate synthase/GTP cyclohydrolase II; this translates as MAQEFHSIDEAIQAIRAGEMVIIVDDEDRENEGDFVCAAEKTTPEMVNFMVRHGRGMVCVPLTEQRMDDLQLGMMVDGNTALHGTNFTVTVDYVHGTTTGISASDRAATIRALADPSTNPTDLARPGHIFPLKAVAGGVLRRAGHTEAAVDLSRLAGLQPVGVVCEILKEDGTMARTQELFSIAKEYQLKIITVNQLIEYRVKKEKLVKKEIITHLPTRYGEFEIHLYTNTMDNKEHLALIKGDISDGEPVLVRVHSECLTGDTFGSLRCDCKDQLNAAMMMVEREGRGVVLYMRQEGRGIGLANKLRAYNLQDSGLDTVQANIELGFRDDLRDYGIGAQILADLGIQKMRLLTNNPKKVVGLKSYGLEIVERVPIESMPNDINEAYLRTKRDKMGHLILHQHS